A DNA window from Ipomoea triloba cultivar NCNSP0323 chromosome 10, ASM357664v1 contains the following coding sequences:
- the LOC116033357 gene encoding uncharacterized protein LOC116033357: MAQPKLAGFHILHLLVLVINVFVPKAFSHCNGEEGEYISAVGDPGMARDGLRLAIEGWNQCNEVGEEAPNMGSPRAADCFDVYNTPPQQQVPYYELVHRVTEEDNKLGIGQSFLGVESKAVFNADLYAAQKELYLGSKCQVHDTPKPWQFWMIMLKNGNMDTYAGKCPENGQKVGPFGAGNQFPCFGKGCMNQPLIYHNYTALQGPNRTTLKGSFYGSWDLESGLSNNGSFYSVKWEKELGKGSWVFHHVLRTSRKYPWLMLYLRSDATRGFSGGYHYPTRGMLKIIPRSPHFRVRFTLNVIKGGGPNSQFYLLDMGSCWKNNGRPCDGNVTSDVTRYSEMILNPETPSWCNPGDPKLCPPYHTFPNGTKVHRNDTANYPYQAYHVYCAPGNGEHVESPYVPCDPYSNPQPQEIMQILPHPVWGDYGYPTKQGEGWIGDPRTWDLDVGRLSKSLHFYQDPGSVPARRKWTSIDLGTEIYKDPDQEAEWTVTDFNVLIPKKTQKQ, encoded by the exons ATGGCTCAACCAAAACTTGCAGGTTTCCacattcttcatcttcttgtttTGGTCATCAATGTGTTTGTTCCCAAGGCATTCTCCCATTGCAATGGTGAGGAGGGTGAGTACATCTCAGCCGTTGGGGATCCCGGGATGGCAAGGGATGGGCTGAGATTAGCCATTGAAGGATGGAACCAATGCAATGAGGTTGGAGAAGAGGCTCCTAACATGGGCAGCCCCAGAGCTGCAGATTGCTTTGATGTCTACAACACTCCTCCTCAGCAACAAG TCCCTTATTATGAGTTAGTCCACAGAGTCACAGAGGAGGATAACAAGCTTGGAATCGGGCAATCGTTTCTTGGAGTGGAATCAAAAGCAGTGTTTAATGCAGACCTTTATGCTGCACAGAAAGAGCTCTACTTAGGCTCAAAATGTCAGGTTCACGACACCCCGAAACCATGGCAATTCTGGATGATCATGCTCAAGAATGGCAACATGGATACTTATGCAGGAAAGTGCCCAGAAAATGGCCAAAAAGTAGGGCCATTTGGGGCTGGTAACCAGTTCCCTTGCTTTGGGAAAGGGTGCATGAACCAGCCTTTGATTTATCACAATTACACAGCTTTACAAGGGCCTAATAGGACTACACTCAAAGGAAGCTTTTATGGGTCATGGGATTTGGAGTCTGGGTTGAGCAATAATGGGTCTTTCTATTCTGTGAAGTGGGAGAAGGAGCTTGGAAAAGGAAGCTGGGTTTTccaccatgttttgaggacctCAAGAAAATACCCATGGCTGATGCTTTATCTAAGATCAGATGCCACAAGAGGGTTTTCTGGTGGTTACCATTATCCAACTAGGGGCATGTTAAAAATT ATACCGAGATCGCCACACTTCAGAGTGAGATTCACCCTGAATGTGATCAAGGGAGGAGGTCCAAACAGCCAATTCTACTTGCTAGACATGGGGAGCTGCTGGAAGAACAATGGGAGGCCATGTGATGGGAATGTAACATCAGACGTGACGCGATACAGTGAAATGATACTGAACCCAGAAACACCATCCTGGTGCAATCCTGGTGACCCAAAGCTATGCCCTCCATACCACACATTCCCTAATGGAACCAAGGTGCACCGGAACGACACAGCTAACTATCCCTATCAGGCCTATCATGTGTACTGTGCACCGGGGAATGGGGAGCATGTTGAGAGCCCCTATGTTCCTTGTGATCCCTACAGTAATCCTCAACCACAGGAGATTATGCAGATTTTGCCCCATCCAGTTTGGGGTGATTATGGTTACCCTACCAAGCAAGGGGAGGGGTGGATTGGTGACCCAAGAACATGGGATCTTGATGTTGGGAGGCTGTCAAAATCCCTCCACTTTTACCAG GATCCAGGGAGTGTACCAGCTAGGAGGAAATGGACATCAATTGACCTGGGAACTGAAATATATAAAGACCCTGACCAAGAGGCAGAATGGACTGTTACTGATTTTAATGTTCTTATTCCCAAGAAAACCCAAAAGCAATAA
- the LOC116033356 gene encoding LOW QUALITY PROTEIN: pentatricopeptide repeat-containing protein At4g18840 (The sequence of the model RefSeq protein was modified relative to this genomic sequence to represent the inferred CDS: inserted 5 bases in 3 codons; deleted 5 bases in 4 codons; substituted 5 bases at 5 genomic stop codons), whose protein sequence is MKVHSSGKLKTGLFXAASCLLTAAATTITTTADSLSYARSIFYHTHQLNAYMYNTRIRANATXACAATGNVKQGQQVHSLVIKNGLLYDNYVLRIXHFDSSVCEIXMLCFAEARALLDRSLTDDVIAWNALLSVHTELGLTEFARELFTEMPEKNLESRNFMLSGYAMLSGYXSMLSEVILLFKDMQRSDMKPDDCTLVNVLSACAGVGGLSQGKWIRAYINNEIQDRGFLATTLVDMYSKCGDIGKPLKVFGSTVRKGISTWNSMIVGLSIHGLAEQALEVFGEMVASGIKPNGVTFVCLVSACSYGDYXTRVGLLNKGREMFHAMVSDYEIQPAIQHYGCMVDLLGRSFGFLKEAEELVREIPLEDAPAIWESLLSACRNHSHVELAXSIATKLLESNPQVSSGYVELSNVHSLMGRWDEAMEVQRKMRNQGVTKEPGCSIIEIDGVVHKFLAGXGMIT, encoded by the exons ATGAAAGTTcat AGCTCCGGCAAGCTCAAAACTGGACTTTT TGCCGCCAGCTGCCTCCTAACGGCGGCGGCCACCACCATCACTACTACCGCCGACTCTCTCTCGTATGCCCGGTCTATTTTTTACCATACTCACCAGCTCAATGCGTATATGTACAATACCAGGATACGAGCCAATGCTAC AGCCTGTGCTGCTACTGGGAATGTGAAACAAGGACAGCAAGTACATAGCTTAGTGATAAAAAATGGACTGTTATATGATAATtatgtactccgtatttaacACTTTGATTCAAGTGTATGCGAAATCTAGATGCTTTGCTTTGCAGAAGCGCGTGCTTTGCTTGATAGGTCACTGACTGATGATGTGATTGCATGGAATGCATTATTGAGTGTTCATACAGAACTGGGTTTGACTGAGTTTGCACGCGAGCTGTTCACTGAAATGCCTGAGAAGAATCTTGAGTCTCGGAATTTTATGCTTTCTGGGTATGCGATGTTAAGTGGGT GCAGTATGCTTAGTGAAGTGATATTGCTTTTCAAGGATATGCAGAGATCAGATATGAAGCCTGATGATTGTACCCTTGTGAATGTTCTGTCTGCCTGTGCTGGTGTTGGAGGTTTGAGTCAAGGGAAGTGGATTCGTGCTTACATTAATAACGAAATTCAGGATAGAGGTTTTCTTGCTACCACTCTTGTTGATATGTACTCAAAGTGTGGGGATATTGGGAAGCCATTGAAA GTGTTTGGAAGTACAGTGAGAAAGGGCATTAGCACATGGAATTCCATGATTGTAGGGCTAAGCATCCATGGTTTAGCAGAGCAGGCATTGGAGGTTTTTGGTGAAATGGTTGCTAGTGGGATTAAACCCAATGGAGTCACTTTTGTATGTCTTGTGTCAGCCTGCAGCTATGGA GATTATTAAACAAGGGTCGGATTGTTAAACAAGGGCCGTGAGATGTTTCATGCAATGGTTTCTGATTATGAAATTCAGCCTGCTATTCAGCATTATGGTTGTATGGTTGATCTACTGGGCAGG TCGTTTGGATTCTTGAAGGAAGCTGAAGAACTTGTGAGGGAAATCCCACTGGAAGATGCTCCTGCCATTTGGGAATCCCTTTTGAGTGCTTGCAGAAACCACAGCCATGTTGAATTGGCTTAATCCATTGCAACTAAGCTTTTAGAATCCAATCCCCAGGTAAGCTCTGGTTATGTTGAGCTATCAAATGTTCATTCCTTGATGGGAAGATGGGATGAAGCCATGGAAGTTCAACGGAAGATGAGGAATCAGGGGGTGACT AAAGAGCCAGGATGCAGCATCATAGAAATTGATGGAGTTGTTCATAAATTCTTGGCTGGTTAAGGAATGATTACCTAA
- the LOC116032623 gene encoding protein STICHEL-like 3 yields MTRIVRDRILKDVNGNISDHLRNHIHLTNCIHLKNHMHKQSPILADRSLMRDLVILQRSRSLRDPSASPPSSPSAVGALLKRAERDSVISNGRRSVGIERPMEGRCFSGSSPQEFRFASSRVASGEANGDKNDGAAAASERSSKSGIREWRRVRREESSGRILGNDFIAGRNEVPDEINGFIQNTISRNCEQRDKSIKQNGRYVQDDHIKTLSEQLNEYRADSDEVASSTVYRQHAHTEKLAMEAEATVRRYCSGRVKRRKFRGARRARASVTVPQKEMSVASNSLAQGASNPRYHTAEEDADQNITRAPRNGCGIPWNWSRIHDRGKSFLDLAGRSLSCGLSDSRLKKGGAIGKDIAAMPVTSEYTSSSDKSVEALPLLVDASGSLGSKDNAAWVHDYSGELGIFADDLLKHEIDSDLVSEGRSGEQRKFHRHGPERHQSLTQKYTPRTFRDLVGQHLVAQALFNAVVKRKVGLLYAFYGPHGTGKTSCARIFARALNCQSSEHPKPCGICNSCVAHDMGKSRNIREIGPVSNFDYQNIMDLLDNMIFAHLPSPYRVFIFDDCDSLSPDSWSAIIKVLDRAPRRFVVVLICSSLDVLPHTIISRCQKFFFPKLKDADIIYTLQWIATKEDLEIDKDALKLIATRSDGSLRDAEMTLEQLSLLGLRISVPLVQELVGLISDDKLVDLLDLALSADTVNTVKSLREVMESGIEPLALMSQLATVITDILAGSYDFTKDSPIRRFFRRQSLSKDDMEKLRQALKTLSEAEKQLRTSNDRLTWLTAALLQLAPDQQYILPTSSSAGTSLDQSPIGLNYRGGRERPRKSNAERGEVLPRERGLSTKIKVESFQTGSTSDSYNASKTRGTVDNRKLGSRQVSGKLRNEELEEIWLAVLEKIHINSLKQFLYQEGKLISVSFGTAPTVQLIFSSHATKYKAEKLRLHILQAFESVVGSPVTIEIRADLWKDTKARPIILPPSQDGISHTDNSTSHLGSPMPLTVYDGSGQRFQKDTEDLALTAVNSTGIEKNEIIEEVNREHFDNARFDRRSVDNDSTAKVSNVTSTSDLRKLGDRNQSQSLVRSRVSLAHVIQQAEGCVPESGWSKRKAVSIAEKLEQENLRLEPRSRSLLCWKATTPVSHRKLSRLRSRSRKPKGLLKLVSCGKCLSGRSPRQ; encoded by the exons ATGACAAGGATTGTCCGGGACCGGATCCTCAAGGATGTGAATGGTAACATTAGTGATCATTTGCGCAATCATATACATTTGACGAATTGTATTCATTTGAAGAACCATATGCATAAGCAAAGCCCTATCTTGGCCGATAGGTCCCTTATGAGGGACCTTGTCATCCTTCAAAGATCGAGGTCCCTGAGGGATCCTTCTGCAAGCCCACCCTCGTCTCCTTCAGCCGTGGGAGCCCTTCTCAAAAGAGCTGAAAGGGATTCTGTTATAAGCAATGGGAGACGATCTGTAGGCATAGAACGTCCAATGGAGGGTAGATGCTTTTCTGGTAGCTCCCCTCAAGAGTTTCGTTTTGCATCTTCTAGAGTTGCTTCGGGTGAAGCTAACGGGGATAAGAACGATGGTGCAGCAGCTGCAAGTGAGAGGAGTAGCAAGAGTGGAATTCGAGAATGGAGAAGAGTTAGGAGAGAAGAATCGAGCGGGAGGATTCTTGGGAATGATTTCATTGCAGGAAGGAATGAGGTTCCAGATGAAATAAATGGTTTCATCCAGAACACGATTTCTAGAAACTGTGAgcagagggataaaagtatcaaGCAAAATGGACGGTATGTGCAAGATGATCATATTAAGACTCTCTCCGAGCAATTGAATGAGTATCGTGCTGACAGTGATGAGGTGGCTTCATCCACGGTTTATAGACAACACGCTCACACTGAGAAACTTGCAATGGAAGCTGAAGCAACCGTTCGTAGATATTGCAGCGGGAGAGTGAAACGACGCAAGTTTCGAGGTGCAAGGAGAGCCCGGGCATCAGTTACTGTTCCTCAAAAGGAGATGTCGGTGGCTTCTAATTCTCTAGCTCAAGGTGCATCAAACCCGAGGTATCATACTGCAGAAGAGGATGCAGATCAAAATATCACAAGGGCTCCTAGGAATGGATGTGGTATTCCTTGGAACTGGTCAAGAATTCATGACAGGGGCAAATCATTTTTGGACCTGGCAGGAAGGAGCTTGTCTTGCGGTTTGTCTGATTCAAGGTTAAAGAAAGGCGGTGCTATTGGGAAGGACATTGCAGCTATGCCTGTGACATCTGAGTATACAAGTTCCTCGGATAAATCTGTCGAGGCATTGCCCCTACTTGTTGATGCTTCTGGATCTCTAGGAAGCAAAGACAATGCTGCTTGGGTTCATGATTATTCGGGAGAATTGGGTATCTTTGCTGAtgatctactaaagcatgaAATTGACTCCGACCTTGTGTCTGAAGGAAGATCCGGTGAGCAACGCAAGTTTCATCGACACGGTCCCGAGAGGCACCAAAGTCTCACCCAAAAGTATACGCCAAGGACCTTCAGAGATCTAGTAGGGCAGCATTTGGTTGCACAAGCTCTTTTCAATGCAGTTGTGAAGAGGAAGGTTGGGTTACTTTATGCGTTCTATGGCCCTCATGGTACTGGAAAAACTTCATGTGCTCGTATATTTGCTAGGGCTTTAAATTGCCAATCCTCGGAGCATCCAAAGCCATGTGGAATTTGCAACTCTTGCGTTGCACACGATATGGGGAAGAGTCGTAATATAAGGGAAATAGGACCTGTCAGTAACTTCGACTATCAGAACATTATGGATCTTCTTGACAATATGATCTTTGCTCATCTCCCATCTCCGTACAGAGTGTTTATCTTCGATGATTGCGATAGTTTGTCGCCTGATAGTTGGAGTGCTATTATAAAGGTTCTCGATCGTGCTCCTAGGCGATTTGTTGTTGTCCTCATTTGTTCAAGCCTTGATGTGTTGCCTCACACGATCATATCCAGGTGCCAGAAGTTCTTTTTCCCGAAGTTGAAAGATGCAGATATCATCTATACATTGCAGTGGATTGCAACCAAAGAAGACCTAGAAATTGACAAGGATGCACTAAAGCTCATTGCTACAAGATCAGATGGATCTTTGAGGGATGCCGAGATGACCCTTGAGCAGTTGAGTTTGCTTGGGCTCAGGATTTCTGTTCCTTTGGTACAAGAACTT GTCGGGCTTATCTCTGATGATAAGTTAGTAGATCTACTCGACTTGGCACTATCAGCAGACACAGTCAATACTGTGAAAAGTTTGCGAGAGGTCATGGAATCTGGAATTGAGCCATTGGCTTTAATGTCACAACTCGCCACAGTCATTACCGATATTCTTGCTGGCAGCTATGATTTCACAAAAGACAGTCCTATCAGGAGGTTCTTCCGCCGCCAATCAT tATCTAAAGATGACATGGAAAAGCTACGTCAGGCTCTCAAAACATTATCTGAAGCGGAAAAACAGCTGAGAACATCAAATGACCGACTTACTTGGCTTACAGCTGCATTGCTTCAGCTCGCCCCGGATCAACAGTACATCTTACCCACCAGTTCTTCTGCAGGCACTAGCTTAGATCAAAGCCCCATAGGCTTAAATTATAGAGGTGGACGAGAGAGACCCAGGAAAAGTAATGCTGAGCGTGGTGAGGTGCTTCCCCGAGAAAGAGGGTTGTCGACAAAAATTAAGGTGGAAAGCTTTCAAACTGGCAGTACGAGTGACAGTTACAATGCTTCCAAAACGAGAGGCACAGTTGATAACAGAAAACTAGGTAGTAGACAAGTATCTGGTAAACTCCGCAATGAAGAACTCGAAGAAATTTGGTTGGCGGTGCTAGAAAAGATTCATATAAATAGCTTAAAGCAGTTCTTGTATCAGGAAGGAAAGCTGATCTCGGTTAGTTTTGGCACAG CTCCCACCGTGCAACTAATATTCAGTTCACACGCAACAAAATACAAGGCAGAAAAATTAAGACTTCATATTTTACAAGCTTTCGAGTCTGTTGTTGGATCCCCGGTGACAATTGAAATTAGGGCTGATTTATGGAAAGATACAAAGGCTCGGCCAATTATCTTGCCCCCATCTCAGGATGGTATATCCCATACAGATAACAGCACTAGCCATCTTGGCAGCCCAATGCCATTGACAGTCTATGATGGAAGTggacaaaggtttcaaaaagaTACAGAAGATTTAGCCTTAACAGCAGTCAACTCCACTGGTATCGAGAAAAATGAGATTATTGAAGAAGTAAACCGCGAACATTTCGACAATGCACGATTTGATAGGCGGAGTGTTGATAATGATTCAACTGCTAAGGTTTCCAACGTAACCTCTACTTCAGATTTAAGAAAATTGGGGGACAGAAATCAGAGTCAGAGCCTGGTGAGGAGCCGGGTATCTCTTGCCCACGTAATTCAGCAAGCAGAAGGATGTGTGCCGGAGAGCGGATGGTCTAAACGCAAGGCTGTTTCCATTGCTGAAAAGCTCGAACAAGAGAATCT GAGATTGGAACCAAGATCAAGAAGCTTGCTTTGCTGGAAGGCTACTACACCAGTATCCCACCGAAAG CTCTCGCGCCTCAGAAGCAGAAGTCGGAAGCCAAAAGGTTTACTGAAATTGGTGTCCTGTGGGAAATGCCTCTCTGGTAGGTCTCCGAGGCAATGA
- the LOC116033584 gene encoding transcription repressor OFP5: MMKWKKDRASASASSSSHHSLITHVFPVSWFSKFKQKNLSSHQYQATTKAIKHKGVGKQDLPSPSLSVHSSGLKEGRFYSREDDPYWRLSFSEDRIEGEKSTATAGRNSFSSASINELEVPFSRIVDPMVNGKTKSLKDEKLRKMSRRALEERLAEMEIGCNGGGEEIIPKSIEKDIFEIEPEKEVQRDYLFEGSSLEESNPISEEEFGSERDKLEEMKINQERKSIHIPRHYQRRRRKQGVKVGAYSPRTVAKIECKIKALEDMKRSRMKMRKKMKEKDRTAFDSFAVVKSSFNPEQDFKDSMVEMITQIGIKQPEELEELLACYLTLNCDQYHHIIINVFRQVWFELNQAYVSAHIQNNFCCDHLHKLT, from the coding sequence atgatgaaatggaagaaagACAGAGCTTCAGCTTCTGCTTCCTCATCATCTCATCACTCCCTCATCACTCATGTGTTTCCGGTttcttggttttcaaagttcaaGCAAAAGAATCTGAGCTCTCATCAGTATCAAGCCACAACAAAAGCTATCAAGCATAAAGGTGTGGGGAAGCAGGACTTACCTTCTCCGAGCTTGTCGGTGCATAGTTCCGGGTTGAAGGAAGGGAGATTTTACAGCAGAGAGGATGATCCTTACTGGAGGCTTTCGTTTAGCGAGGACAGGATTGAAGGCGAGAAGAGTACAGCAACAGCGGGCAGGAATTCCTTTTCTTCTGCTTCAATCAATGAGCTTGAGGTTCCATTTTCCAGAATTGTAGATCCCATGGTTAATGGGAAAACAAAGTCCCTGAAAGATGAAAAGTTAAGGAAAATGAGCAGAAGAGCATTAGAGGAGAGACTAGCAGAAATGGAAATAGGATGTAATGGAGGAGGAGAAGAGATCATACCCAAGTCAATCGAGAAAGATATATTCGAAATTGAACCAGAAAAGGAAGTCCAAAGGGACTACTTGTTTGAGGGTTCAAGTTTGGAGGAAAGCAATCCAATTTCTGAGGAAGAATTTGGATCTGAGAGAGATAAGTTggaagaaatgaagatcaatcaGGAAAGGAAATCCATTCATATTCCCAGGCATTACCAGAGGAGAAGGAGAAAGCAAGGTGTCAAAGTTGGAGCTTATTCTCCCAGAACAGTTGCCAAGATTGAGTGCAAGATCAAAGCTTTGGAAGACATGAAGAGGTCaaggatgaagatgagaaagaAGATGAAGGAGAAAGACAGAACAGCCTTTGACAGCTTTGCTGTGGTGAAGAGTTCATTCAACCCAGAACAAGACTTCAAAGATTCAATGGTGGAGATGATCACACAGATAGGGATCAAACAGCCAGAAGAACTCGAAGAGCTCTTGGCATGTTACCTGACATTGAATTGTGATCAATACCATCATATCATCATCAACGTCTTCCGGCAGGTATGGTTTGAGCTGAACCAAGCCTATGTCAGTGCTCATATCCAGAATAACTTCTGCTGTGATCATCTTCATAAGCTTACTTAA
- the LOC116031430 gene encoding heat stress transcription factor A-4c-like: MMDEDPCSINALPPFIAKTYEMVDDSSTDSIVSWSQNNKSFVVWNPPEFARDLLPRFFKHNNFSSFIRQLNTYGFKKVDPENWEFANDDFVRGEPQLLKNIHRRKPVYSHSAQNLHSHSSSLSESERRKYKDDIEKLRRDNELLQSELERHVQDQRGLELELERVAELLRDAEKQQKSMLSSLARALDKPELALGLVPQSALPCRKRRLLGNSNLHDETAMADTQASSSQHLARENTSSISLMTLNKLLDQLESSLIFWDNILQDVAQTELDESRRCADSPAISYTQLNADTAANTRGIDMNSEPNASPLLEAIPPIPQQQAVVPGTVTNAPTRVNDVFWEQFLTENPGSSNVSQVQQERKDLDAKKGENDPVNHKKLWRSMKNVNINSLAEQLEHNAPAEIT; the protein is encoded by the exons ATGATGGATGAAGATCCTTGTAGCATCAATGCTTTGCCTCCTTTCATTGCCAAGACTTATGAAATGGTGGATGATTCCTCCACTGATTCTATTGTCTCCTGGAGTCAGAACAACAAGAGTTTTGTTGTCTGGAACCCTCCCGAATTCGCCCGAGATTTGCTGCCCAGATTCTTCAAGCACAATAACTTCTCCAGCTTCATCAGACAGCTGAATACTTAT GGATTCAAGAAAGTTGATCCTGAAAACTGGGAATTTGCAAATGATGACTTTGTTAGAGGTGAGCCACAGCTTTTGAAGAACATCCACAGGCGCAAGCCAGTTTACAGTCATTCTGCCCAGAATCTTCATAGCCATTCATCTTCATTAAGTGAATCAGAAAGACGAAAATATAAGGATGATATTGAAAAGTTGAGGCGTGATAATGAATTGCTTCAATCAGAACTAGAAAGACATGTACAAGATCAGCGAGGACTTGAGCTGGAACTAGAACGGGTAGCTGAGCTTCTACGTGATGCAGAAAAGCAGCAAAAAAGCATGTTATCATCCTTAGCTCGGGCGTTGGATAAACCGGAGCTCGCATTAGGCCTCGTGCCACAATCAGCACTGCCTTGCAGAAAGAGAAGGCTGCTGGGAAATAGTAACCTTCATGATGAAACAGCCATGGCAGATACTCAAGCGAGCTCCTCTCAACACTTGGCCCGAGAAAATACGAGTTCAATTTCTCTCATGACACTCAACAAGCTGTTAGATCAGCTCGAGTCTTCTTTGATCTTCTGGGATAATATATTACAAGACGTCGCTCAAACTGAATTGGACGAATCTAGGCGTTGTGCAGATAGCCCCGCTATATCATACACACAGCTAAATGCAGATACAGCAGCTAACACTCGTGGAATCGATATGAACTCTGAGCCTAACGCAAGTCCTCTTCTCGAAGCTATACCTCCAATTCCACAACAGCAAGCAGTAGTACCCGGGACTGTCACAAATGCGCCAACAAGAGTAAACGATGTGTTCTGGGAACAGTTCCTCACCGAGAATCCTGGTTCTTCCAATGTATCACAAGTACAGCAAGAAAGGAAAGATCTCGATGCCAAAAAAGGGGAAAACGATCCAGTTAACCACAAGAAACTTTGGAGAAGCATGAAAAATGTGAACATAAATAGCCTTGCTGAACAGTTGGAGCATAATGCACCAGCAGAGATAACATAA
- the LOC116033583 gene encoding uncharacterized protein LOC116033583, producing the protein MAQQKLQCILVLCLLVLINVSVPKVLCLGYGEGECISAVGDPGMTRDGLRLAIEGWNQCNEVGEEVPNMGSPRAADCFDVYKASPSLSEGKNNCSFCKRVPYMLVHRVTEEENRLGIGQSFLGVEPKAVSNADLYAAQKELYLGSKCQVDDTPKPWQFWMIMLKNGNMDTYAGKCPKNGQKVGPFGAGNQFPCFGKGCMNQPLIYHNYTTLQGPNRTTLKGSFYGSWDLDSGLSNIGRENASFYSVKWEKELGKGSWVFHHVLRTSRKYPWLMLYLRSDATRGFSGGYHYPSRGMLKIIPRSPNFRVRFTLNVIKGGGPSSQFYLLDMGSCWKNNGRPCDGNVTSDVTRYSEMILNPETPSWCNPGDPKLCPPFHTFPNGTRVHRNDTLNFPYQAYHLYCAPGNGEHIETPYVPCDPYSNPQPQEIMQILPHPVWGAYGYPTKKGEGWIGDPRTWDLDVGKLSQSLYFYQDPGTAPARRKWRSLDLGTEIYKDADQEAEWTVSDFDVLIPKKT; encoded by the exons ATGGCTCAACAAAAGCTTCAATGTATTTTAGTTCTTTGTCTCCTTGTTTTGATCAATGTGTCTGTTCCTAAGGTGTTGTGCCTTGGATATGGTGAGGGTGAGTGCATCTCAGCCGTTGGGGATCCGGGGATGACAAGGGATGGGCTGAGATTGGCCATAGAAGGGTGGAACCAGTGTAATGAGGTTGGAGAAGAGGTTCCTAATATGGGAAGCCCCAGAGCTGCAGATTGTTTTGATGTCTATAAGGCTTCTCCTTCTCTGTCTGAAG GGAAGAACAATTGCTCTTTCTGCAAAAGAGTCCCATACATGTTGGTCCACAGGGTGACAGAGGAGGAAAACAGGCTAGGAATTGGGCAATCTTTTCTTGGAGTGGAACCAAAAGCAGTGTCCAATGCAGACCTTTATGCTGCACAGAAAGAGCTCTACTTAGGCTCGAAATGTCAGGTTGACGATACCCCGAAACCATGGCAATTCTGGATGATCATGCTCAAGAATGGCAACATGGATACTTATGCAGGAAAGTGCCCCAAAAATGGCCAAAAAGTAGGGCCATTTGGGGCTGGTAACCAGTTCCCTTGCTTTGGCAAAGGGTGCATGAACCAGCCTTTGATTTATCACAATTACACAACTTTACAAGGGCCTAATAGGACTACACTCAAAGGAAGCTTTTATGGGTCATGGGATTTGGACTCTGGGTTGAGCAATATAGGGAGGGAGAATGCATCTTTCTATTCTGTGAAGTGGGAGAAGGAGCTTGGAAAAGGAAGCTGGGTTTTccaccatgttttgaggacctCAAGAAAATACCCATGGCTGATGCTTTATCTTAGATCAGATGCCACAAGAGGGTTTTCTGGTGGGTACCATTATCCATCTAGAGGCATGTTAAAAATT ATACCGAGATCGCCAAACTTCAGAGTGAGATTCACCCTAAATGTGATCAAGGGAGGAGGTCCAAGCAGCCAATTCTACTTGCTAGACATGGGGAGCTGCTGGAAGAACAATGGGAGGCCATGTGATGGGAATGTAACATCAGACGTAACGCGTTACAGCGAAATGATTCTGAACCCAGAAACACCATCCTGGTGCAACCCTGGTGACCCAAAGCTATGCCCTCCATTTCACACATTCCCTAATGGAACCAGAGTTCACAGGAATGACACTCTTAACTTCCCCTATCAGGCCTATCACTTGTACTGTGCCCCAGGGAATGGAGAGCATATTGAGACCCCTTATGTTCCTTGTGACCCCTACAGTAATCCTCAACCACAGGAGATTATGCAGATTTTGCCCCATCCTGTTTGGGGTGCTTATGGTTACCCTACCAAGAAAGGGGAGGGATGGATTGGTGATCCCAGAACATGGGACCTTGATGTTGGGAAGCTGTCACAATCCCTATATTTCTACCAG GATCCAGGGACAGCACCAGCTAGGAGGAAATGGAGATCACTTGACTTGGGAACTGAAATATATAAAGATGCTGACCAAGAGGCAGAATGGACTGTCAGTGACTTTGATGTTCTTATTCCCAAGAAGACCTAG